A stretch of the Pseudalkalibacillus hwajinpoensis genome encodes the following:
- a CDS encoding Glu/Leu/Phe/Val family dehydrogenase, which translates to MVDKNETDNGQGNKKKRNVLESTQSVIHEALDKLGYPSEVYELLKEPMRLMTVRIPIRMDDGSIKIFTGYRAQHNDSVGPTKGGVRFHPDVTETEVKALSVWMSLKAGIVDLPYGGGKGGIICDPREMSFRELERLSRGYVRAISQIVGPTKDIPAPDVFTNSQIMAWMMDEYSRIREFDSPGFITGKPLVLGGSHGRESATAKGVTICIREAAKKKDIKIEGARVVIQGFGNAGSFLAKFMHDAGAKIVGISDAYGALHDPEGLDIDYLLDRRDSFGTVTKLFKETISNKELLELDCDILVPAAIENQITEDNAHQIKASIVVEAANGPTTIEATKILTDRGILLVPDVLASSGGVTVSYFEWVQNNQGYYWTEEEVEAKLEKVMVNAFNSIYRTSETRRVDMRLSAYMVGVRKMAEASRFRGWI; encoded by the coding sequence ATGGTCGACAAAAACGAAACAGATAATGGACAAGGAAATAAGAAGAAACGGAACGTATTAGAGTCGACGCAATCAGTCATTCACGAAGCGCTGGACAAATTAGGCTATCCGAGCGAAGTTTATGAACTATTAAAGGAACCAATGAGATTAATGACAGTTCGGATTCCAATTCGAATGGATGATGGCTCGATAAAAATATTCACTGGGTATCGTGCGCAGCACAATGATTCTGTTGGACCCACTAAAGGTGGCGTTCGCTTTCATCCAGATGTGACAGAAACAGAAGTTAAAGCACTATCTGTATGGATGAGCCTTAAAGCAGGGATTGTAGACCTTCCTTATGGAGGAGGTAAAGGTGGAATTATTTGTGATCCGCGTGAGATGTCTTTTAGAGAACTAGAACGATTGAGTCGAGGATATGTAAGAGCAATTAGTCAAATTGTAGGTCCAACAAAAGATATACCGGCACCAGATGTATTTACGAACTCTCAAATTATGGCCTGGATGATGGATGAGTATAGTCGAATTAGAGAATTTGATTCTCCTGGATTTATTACTGGTAAACCTCTCGTATTAGGTGGTTCTCATGGTCGTGAATCCGCCACCGCGAAAGGCGTTACCATTTGTATTCGCGAAGCTGCTAAGAAAAAGGATATCAAAATAGAAGGTGCACGTGTCGTTATTCAAGGTTTTGGAAATGCGGGTAGTTTTCTAGCGAAATTCATGCACGATGCGGGGGCTAAGATTGTAGGAATATCAGATGCATATGGAGCTCTTCATGATCCTGAAGGTCTTGACATTGACTACTTATTAGACCGACGTGATAGTTTTGGAACAGTTACAAAGCTCTTTAAAGAAACAATTAGCAACAAGGAGCTTCTTGAACTTGACTGTGATATTCTTGTTCCAGCTGCTATTGAGAATCAAATTACGGAAGACAACGCACATCAAATTAAAGCAAGTATTGTTGTGGAAGCAGCGAACGGTCCTACAACGATTGAAGCTACAAAAATTTTAACGGATCGTGGTATTTTACTCGTACCAGATGTTCTTGCAAGTTCTGGTGGTGTAACGGTATCTTATTTTGAGTGGGTACAAAACAACCAGGGTTACTACTGGACAGAAGAAGAGGTAGAAGCGAAGCTTGAAAAAGTAATGGTAAACGCTTTTAATTCAATTTACCGAACTTCTGAAACGCGTCGCGTTGATATGAGACTATCAGCATATATGGTCGGCGTGCGTAAAATGGCTGAAGCCTCTAGATTTAGAGGATGGATATAA
- a CDS encoding metallophosphoesterase: protein MNYIIGIFLAGVLLLIYMWVEAHLNRVHTKELYIKQLPKSFESFRIFFISDLHNRVVSEKILEKVRDQVDIVIIGGDVMEKGVSFDKVAQNMRNLSAIAPCYFVWGNNDYEENPAKLQKILVDHGIHILKNQAETVMKNNDGISLLGIDDLSTENASLQEALNGASEDLKILVSHNPDIKQDWPEESGIQLILSGHTHGGQIRLFGWGIREKGGIKNINGTTVVISNGYGTTTLPLRLMAPAESHIFILKRK from the coding sequence ATGAACTATATCATTGGGATCTTTTTAGCAGGTGTACTGTTACTAATTTATATGTGGGTTGAAGCTCATCTAAATCGAGTCCACACGAAGGAACTTTACATTAAACAACTACCAAAAAGCTTTGAATCATTTCGGATTTTTTTTATTTCAGATTTACACAATCGAGTGGTTTCTGAGAAAATTTTAGAAAAGGTGAGAGATCAGGTTGATATTGTAATAATAGGTGGAGACGTAATGGAAAAAGGGGTATCTTTTGATAAGGTTGCTCAAAACATGAGGAATCTTAGCGCTATCGCCCCTTGTTATTTCGTTTGGGGGAATAACGATTATGAAGAAAATCCTGCAAAGCTACAAAAAATTCTAGTTGATCACGGAATCCACATCTTAAAAAACCAGGCAGAAACAGTAATGAAAAATAATGATGGAATAAGCTTATTAGGAATTGATGACCTTTCAACAGAAAACGCTTCACTTCAGGAGGCGCTTAATGGAGCGTCAGAAGACCTTAAGATCCTGGTTAGTCATAACCCGGACATTAAACAAGATTGGCCAGAAGAGAGTGGGATTCAATTGATTTTATCCGGACATACTCATGGAGGTCAGATTCGACTGTTTGGATGGGGGATAAGAGAAAAAGGTGGAATTAAGAATATTAATGGGACAACCGTAGTAATCAGCAATGGATATGGCACTACAACTTTACCGTTAAGATTGATGGCTCCAGCTGAGTCACATATTTTTATATTAAAAAGGAAATAA
- a CDS encoding CBS domain-containing protein codes for MYVRSAMKPIRETVYVNHDTKLDETLKLLKEREIDGVPVIQGTKYVGIVTFNRIYKAFFKSDATDKEMFLRETNAGDIAFQKNVTVDQEEVFENTLLLAKNAPLVAVVDQKEDFIGIITRSDILDQFQSAFGMRKPGIRIAFASSETEGRIARLAKIAKSFHENIISLSTFDESNQNVRRIVMKIEKKENIDQFIAKLEQNGFKVLDIKEV; via the coding sequence GTGTATGTACGTAGTGCAATGAAACCAATTAGAGAAACTGTTTATGTGAATCATGACACAAAGTTGGATGAAACCCTGAAATTATTGAAGGAACGTGAAATTGATGGTGTCCCCGTTATCCAGGGAACGAAATATGTTGGTATTGTTACTTTTAATCGCATTTACAAAGCGTTTTTCAAAAGTGATGCAACAGATAAAGAAATGTTTCTTAGGGAAACCAATGCAGGGGATATTGCTTTCCAAAAAAATGTTACGGTTGATCAAGAGGAAGTGTTTGAGAATACGCTCCTTTTAGCTAAAAATGCACCACTTGTAGCAGTGGTTGATCAAAAGGAAGATTTCATTGGAATCATTACTAGATCAGATATACTTGATCAATTCCAAAGTGCTTTTGGTATGAGAAAGCCGGGAATTCGAATTGCCTTTGCATCTTCTGAAACAGAAGGAAGAATTGCAAGACTAGCTAAAATAGCAAAGAGTTTTCATGAAAATATTATTTCCCTCTCTACTTTTGACGAGTCAAACCAAAATGTACGAAGGATTGTAATGAAGATCGAGAAAAAAGAAAATATCGATCAATTTATTGCAAAACTTGAACAGAATGGATTTAAAGTACTCGATATTAAAGAAGTATGA
- a CDS encoding PIG-L deacetylase family protein gives MSQTFMFVFAHPDDESFTCGGTLLELANKKDIKTVLYSATPGDAGKCGEPAICRPEELASVRRKELEKASKLLGIDELYIGEYQDGKLNSLPPNVLKNDVINRIKEVKPDVVITFPPHGLSGHPDHKAIQAATLQAVQETNIVKELYYTTFPQSLADETGHPAFSDPDDSITLMKSFSSDHINPVREALLAHRTQHLSVERAFPTIYNQEGFMKYNNKEYFIKAWENAESSSKSLLT, from the coding sequence ATGTCTCAAACATTTATGTTTGTCTTCGCTCACCCTGATGATGAGAGCTTTACTTGTGGAGGAACATTATTAGAGTTAGCGAACAAAAAAGATATTAAAACCGTTTTATATAGTGCAACACCTGGTGACGCTGGAAAATGCGGCGAACCAGCTATTTGTCGCCCCGAAGAACTCGCATCCGTTCGAAGGAAAGAACTTGAAAAAGCTTCTAAGCTACTTGGCATCGATGAATTATATATCGGTGAATATCAGGACGGGAAGTTAAATTCTTTGCCTCCAAATGTGCTTAAAAATGATGTAATCAACCGAATCAAAGAAGTTAAACCTGACGTTGTCATCACCTTTCCACCCCATGGATTATCAGGGCATCCTGACCACAAAGCGATTCAAGCTGCAACGCTCCAGGCAGTACAAGAAACAAACATTGTGAAGGAATTATACTACACTACCTTCCCACAGTCATTAGCTGATGAAACAGGCCATCCTGCTTTTTCTGACCCTGATGATTCGATTACATTGATGAAATCATTCTCAAGTGACCATATTAATCCCGTAAGAGAAGCTCTTCTTGCGCATCGAACGCAACACCTCTCCGTTGAAAGAGCTTTTCCAACCATATATAATCAAGAAGGTTTCATGAAATACAACAATAAAGAATATTTCATTAAAGCGTGGGAAAACGCCGAATCTTCATCTAAATCCCTGCTCACATAA
- the prsW gene encoding glutamic-type intramembrane protease PrsW — MLAAITAGIAPGIALLCFFYLKQHQYESEPIGPVVRSFVFGAMLVFPVMVIQHGFEVENFLQSPFSQAYLMSGLLEEFLKWFIFYFTVYIHIEFHEFYDGIVYGVAISLGFASVENVFYLFAYGIQEAWWRALLPVSSHALFGLIMGSYLGRGKFSLQNKIGKWISLSLFVPFLFHGTYNYLVLQVNSNTIYLMIPFMLVLWFIGVRKIKAANLNQAELMETKENMPI; from the coding sequence ATGTTAGCAGCAATAACTGCTGGAATAGCACCAGGCATTGCGCTTCTTTGTTTTTTTTATTTGAAACAACATCAGTATGAATCTGAGCCAATAGGCCCGGTTGTACGAAGTTTTGTGTTTGGTGCTATGCTAGTATTTCCAGTAATGGTGATTCAGCATGGTTTTGAGGTCGAAAACTTCTTGCAATCACCATTCAGTCAAGCGTACTTGATGTCTGGACTGCTTGAAGAATTTCTAAAATGGTTTATTTTCTATTTTACTGTATACATCCATATAGAGTTTCATGAGTTTTATGATGGGATTGTTTATGGTGTTGCTATCTCGCTAGGATTTGCATCTGTTGAAAATGTCTTTTATCTTTTTGCATATGGCATTCAAGAAGCATGGTGGAGAGCGCTTCTTCCTGTTTCAAGCCACGCTTTATTTGGCTTAATTATGGGTTCTTATCTTGGAAGGGGAAAATTCTCATTGCAAAATAAGATTGGAAAGTGGATTTCTCTATCTCTTTTCGTTCCATTTTTGTTTCACGGAACATATAATTATTTAGTTCTTCAGGTGAACAGCAATACCATCTATTTAATGATTCCATTTATGCTTGTTCTATGGTTTATAGGTGTAAGGAAAATCAAGGCTGCAAACCTTAATCAAGCAGAATTAATGGAAACGAAAGAAAATATGCCAATATGA
- a CDS encoding asparaginase produces MSKLLIIHTGGTIAMEENKNSGAVSPGKENPLNATLSELLIGNDVIIDDYINIPSPHMTPEVMFTIAERIETRIKQEHISGVVITHGTDTLEETAYLLDLVLQTDLPVVVTGAMRSSNELGSDGPYNLLSSIKVASCHEAKGKGVLVVLNDEIHTAKNVTKTHTSNVSTFQSPQYGPIGIVTKQRVFFHHTLTMRDRYHISGLTKNVMLLKAYAGMDSQLLFAAGEIGINGIVIEALGQGNLPPDMMEGIKLLREKGIAIVMVSRCFNGIVQDVYGYKGGGKHLKEHGVIFSNGLNGQKARLKLLVALEATEDPKELHNFFLR; encoded by the coding sequence ATGAGCAAGCTATTGATCATTCATACCGGAGGAACTATCGCTATGGAGGAAAATAAGAACTCTGGTGCTGTTAGCCCAGGTAAAGAAAATCCTCTAAATGCAACACTGAGCGAATTACTAATCGGGAATGACGTTATTATTGATGATTACATTAACATTCCCTCCCCGCATATGACACCTGAGGTCATGTTTACAATTGCGGAAAGGATTGAAACGAGAATTAAACAAGAACACATTAGCGGAGTGGTCATAACGCATGGAACCGACACACTAGAAGAGACAGCTTACCTTCTAGATCTTGTTCTGCAAACAGATCTGCCTGTCGTCGTAACAGGTGCGATGCGCTCAAGCAATGAGCTTGGCTCTGATGGACCTTATAATCTTCTCTCATCCATAAAAGTAGCTTCTTGCCATGAAGCAAAAGGAAAAGGCGTGCTTGTTGTGTTGAACGATGAAATACATACGGCAAAAAATGTGACAAAAACGCATACGAGTAACGTTTCCACTTTTCAAAGTCCTCAATATGGCCCTATCGGGATCGTAACAAAACAACGTGTCTTCTTTCACCATACTTTAACGATGAGAGACCGCTATCATATTTCTGGACTAACGAAAAATGTCATGCTTCTAAAGGCTTATGCAGGGATGGATTCACAGCTACTATTTGCTGCTGGAGAAATTGGCATTAATGGCATCGTAATAGAAGCGCTTGGACAGGGGAATTTACCACCGGATATGATGGAGGGAATCAAACTTCTAAGAGAAAAAGGAATTGCCATTGTCATGGTTTCTAGGTGTTTTAATGGCATTGTACAAGATGTTTATGGTTATAAAGGCGGTGGCAAGCATTTAAAAGAACATGGAGTAATTTTCTCTAACGGATTAAATGGACAAAAAGCGCGTTTGAAATTACTCGTTGCACTCGAAGCAACAGAAGACCCAAAGGAATTACACAATTTCTTTTTACGATGA
- a CDS encoding genetic competence negative regulator produces MRLERLAYDKIKIFLTYDDLNERGITKEELWQDVPKVHRLFREMIMEADDELGFKVDGPIAVEVFSLPAQGMVVIVTKGSGESEFEEDYNDEYIEMQVTLDESDEVFYEFRSFEDVIGLSKRLINVGIQGGTLYSYQNHFYLKFDEEEFAEYELDSLVALLAEFGNPSTITSYRVMEYGKQIMKTTAIEQLNHYFK; encoded by the coding sequence ATGCGTCTTGAACGTTTAGCATATGATAAAATAAAAATATTTCTAACTTATGACGATTTAAATGAGCGTGGAATTACGAAAGAAGAGCTCTGGCAGGACGTACCGAAAGTTCATAGGCTTTTTCGTGAGATGATCATGGAAGCTGATGATGAACTTGGATTTAAAGTCGATGGTCCTATCGCTGTAGAAGTATTTTCACTTCCTGCTCAGGGAATGGTAGTCATTGTCACAAAAGGTTCCGGTGAGAGTGAATTTGAAGAGGACTACAACGATGAGTATATTGAAATGCAAGTGACCCTTGATGAAAGCGATGAAGTTTTCTATGAGTTTCGTTCTTTTGAAGATGTGATTGGTCTTTCGAAAAGATTGATCAATGTGGGTATACAAGGAGGAACACTTTATTCCTATCAAAACCATTTTTATCTTAAGTTTGATGAAGAGGAATTTGCAGAGTATGAATTAGATTCTCTAGTCGCTTTACTGGCTGAATTTGGGAATCCTTCCACAATTACAAGCTACCGGGTGATGGAATACGGCAAACAGATTATGAAGACAACTGCAATCGAGCAGTTAAATCATTATTTCAAATAA
- a CDS encoding YpdA family putative bacillithiol disulfide reductase encodes MREEQVVVIGAGPCGMSAAIELMNEGYDPLIIEKGNIVNAIYHYPTHQTFFSSSEKLEIGEVPFIIEERKPKRNQALAYYRDVAKRKDLRIHSFEKANLITKENGAFIIETEKVHESKKITYRAQHLIIATGYYDSPNFMGVKGENLDKVLHYFKEPHPYFDQDIVVIGGKNSAVDAALELEKAGARVTILYRGAEYSKSVKPWILPEFEALVRNKKVTMEFNASLVEVKEKEVVYEVKGEQKSIPNDFVFAMTGYHPDHSFLTKIGIEIDQQSGRPAFDQDTMETNVENCYIAGVIAAGNNANEIFIENGRLHGALIAQSIIGKAQKPTN; translated from the coding sequence ATGAGAGAAGAACAAGTGGTGGTCATTGGCGCAGGTCCTTGTGGAATGTCTGCGGCAATTGAATTAATGAATGAGGGATACGATCCTCTAATTATCGAAAAAGGAAATATCGTGAATGCTATTTATCATTATCCAACGCATCAAACATTTTTTAGTTCAAGTGAAAAGCTTGAGATTGGTGAAGTACCTTTCATAATTGAAGAGCGGAAGCCAAAACGAAATCAGGCCCTTGCTTATTATCGGGACGTTGCTAAAAGAAAAGATCTTCGTATTCATTCCTTTGAAAAAGCAAATTTGATAACAAAGGAGAATGGTGCATTTATTATTGAAACGGAGAAAGTGCACGAATCCAAAAAAATAACATACCGCGCACAGCATTTAATCATTGCAACAGGATATTATGATAGTCCTAACTTTATGGGTGTTAAAGGAGAAAACCTCGATAAGGTTTTGCACTACTTTAAAGAGCCGCACCCTTATTTTGACCAGGATATTGTCGTGATAGGCGGTAAAAACTCAGCAGTTGACGCAGCATTAGAGCTTGAAAAAGCTGGGGCAAGGGTTACGATTCTTTATAGAGGAGCGGAATATTCAAAAAGTGTAAAACCATGGATTTTACCGGAATTTGAAGCTCTCGTTAGAAATAAGAAAGTGACAATGGAGTTTAATGCTTCATTAGTGGAAGTGAAAGAAAAAGAAGTGGTATATGAAGTGAAGGGTGAACAGAAGAGCATACCGAATGATTTTGTATTCGCAATGACCGGTTATCATCCTGATCATTCATTTTTGACAAAAATCGGTATAGAAATTGATCAACAAAGCGGGCGACCTGCTTTCGATCAAGATACTATGGAGACGAATGTAGAGAATTGTTATATTGCTGGCGTGATTGCTGCTGGAAATAACGCCAATGAGATCTTTATTGAGAATGGCAGGCTACACGGTGCATTAATAGCTCAGTCAATCATAGGAAAAGCACAAAAACCTACCAATTAA
- a CDS encoding MerR family transcriptional regulator: MTMSAGKYNIKAVSKKLGIQPGTLRAWERRYNIISPIRNEAGHRLYSEEHMSILKWLVQKTTQGFTISQAVELLENGNDSSDTDSMGTDMVQDRAQILADEILEALLAFDENKAQDLLNQAFSVFSIDKVVHDILAKLLVRVGDLWENDKITIAHEHFTTAFLRSRIGMIFHTLPVDGYLPKVMAVCSTGEYHELGLLIFTLYLRRKGFEVIYLGSSIPEEDIEIVVEDTDPKILFLSCTLMTNLPRCLGMIDRLNQRFSELTIGVGGSAIGHLRDEKRQAYEPFLVGNNKEEWDAWIKDKIQKLTT; encoded by the coding sequence ATGACTATGTCTGCAGGTAAGTATAATATTAAAGCGGTCTCGAAAAAATTAGGTATTCAACCCGGGACCTTGAGGGCATGGGAAAGGCGTTATAATATTATTTCTCCAATAAGAAATGAAGCTGGTCATCGTCTTTATTCGGAAGAGCATATGTCTATATTAAAATGGCTGGTCCAAAAAACAACGCAAGGCTTTACAATTAGTCAGGCCGTTGAATTGCTTGAGAATGGAAATGATTCATCAGATACAGATAGTATGGGCACTGATATGGTTCAGGATAGGGCTCAAATCTTAGCTGATGAAATCCTTGAAGCCCTTTTAGCTTTTGATGAGAATAAAGCGCAAGATTTGTTGAACCAGGCTTTCTCTGTCTTCAGTATAGATAAAGTTGTTCATGATATATTGGCTAAACTACTTGTGAGGGTTGGAGACCTATGGGAAAATGACAAAATAACAATAGCGCATGAGCATTTTACTACCGCTTTTCTTCGTTCTAGAATCGGTATGATTTTCCATACGCTTCCTGTCGATGGGTACCTCCCAAAAGTAATGGCTGTTTGCTCAACTGGTGAATACCATGAGCTTGGATTATTAATTTTTACTCTGTATCTTAGACGGAAAGGGTTCGAAGTCATTTACCTCGGATCGAGCATACCAGAAGAGGATATTGAGATCGTCGTAGAAGATACTGACCCCAAAATTCTGTTTCTATCATGCACGTTGATGACGAATTTACCAAGGTGTCTAGGTATGATTGATCGATTGAACCAACGTTTCTCTGAATTAACCATTGGAGTTGGTGGTTCAGCTATTGGACATTTACGTGATGAAAAGAGACAGGCTTACGAACCGTTTTTAGTTGGAAATAATAAAGAAGAATGGGATGCCTGGATCAAAGATAAAATTCAAAAGCTTACTACTTAG
- a CDS encoding DUF2663 family protein, with amino-acid sequence MDAFKQWNLPQPQSKMTNVLLEELVERKNAEIQFNGKSQFYGYVLSCLLLGIGGLFWYELEKNSSLFVNGFSPSLMPFFMLMVSLSIVAYFQLRKIAKKCKKAEEEFESLRLEILDRSDELFEGQLQWQNRHAVFKYLKDQHGINLYYK; translated from the coding sequence GTGGATGCGTTCAAACAATGGAATCTTCCACAGCCACAATCTAAAATGACAAACGTCTTGTTAGAAGAGTTAGTGGAAAGAAAAAATGCTGAAATACAGTTTAATGGAAAATCTCAATTTTATGGGTATGTTCTTTCATGTTTACTTTTAGGTATAGGCGGCCTATTCTGGTACGAGCTAGAAAAGAACTCATCTTTATTTGTAAATGGGTTCTCCCCGTCATTGATGCCATTTTTTATGTTGATGGTTAGTTTGAGTATAGTAGCATATTTTCAATTAAGAAAGATTGCAAAAAAATGCAAAAAGGCCGAGGAAGAATTTGAATCTTTAAGATTGGAGATATTAGATCGAAGTGATGAACTGTTTGAAGGACAATTACAGTGGCAAAATCGTCATGCTGTTTTTAAATATTTGAAAGATCAACATGGAATTAACCTTTATTACAAGTGA
- a CDS encoding D-alanine--D-alanine ligase family protein gives MKVGVLYGGTSAEREVSLSSGKGIMRALKNNGHEVVGIDFHPDRLAEVMELDVDIVFIGLHGKYGEDGRIQGLLDMLQIPYVGSGVLGSAVAMDKAKSKKVLRDSGIRLAQDLVLHKSHDHRSLELPFGYPVVVKPNSEGSTIGLTIAKNEAELQQGIEEAFRFDDTVILEEFISGTEVTVAVMGAKGDVKPLPVVEIVPKNEYYDYESKYSEGGSEHIVPARISSDYTTLIQEQSIVAHELLGCETYSRVDYIVPNDGSNPVFLEVNTLPGMTPTSLFPDAAKEIGYTYEQMIENLIQLGLKK, from the coding sequence ATGAAAGTTGGAGTACTTTATGGAGGAACCTCTGCAGAAAGAGAAGTTTCTTTATCTAGCGGAAAAGGAATTATGAGAGCTCTAAAAAATAACGGTCATGAAGTAGTTGGTATTGACTTCCATCCAGATCGCTTAGCTGAAGTAATGGAACTTGATGTAGACATTGTTTTTATTGGTCTTCATGGTAAGTATGGGGAAGATGGTAGAATTCAAGGTTTACTTGATATGCTACAAATTCCTTATGTAGGATCCGGAGTACTTGGATCTGCCGTTGCGATGGACAAAGCAAAAAGTAAGAAAGTACTAAGAGATTCAGGCATTCGCCTTGCTCAAGATCTCGTTCTTCATAAATCGCATGATCACCGTTCTTTGGAATTACCTTTTGGGTATCCAGTTGTTGTAAAACCAAACAGTGAGGGCTCAACGATAGGCTTAACAATTGCTAAGAACGAAGCAGAGCTTCAGCAGGGGATTGAAGAGGCATTTCGATTTGATGATACTGTAATCCTTGAGGAATTTATTTCTGGCACAGAAGTGACTGTTGCCGTAATGGGAGCTAAAGGTGATGTTAAGCCACTTCCTGTCGTAGAGATTGTTCCGAAAAATGAATACTATGATTATGAATCGAAGTATTCTGAAGGTGGAAGCGAGCATATTGTCCCTGCACGTATATCGTCTGATTATACGACACTTATCCAAGAGCAGTCGATAGTGGCACATGAACTGCTTGGTTGTGAGACGTATTCTCGAGTAGACTATATTGTGCCGAATGATGGATCGAATCCTGTTTTTCTCGAAGTAAATACATTGCCAGGTATGACACCGACAAGCTTGTTTCCTGACGCGGCTAAAGAGATTGGATATACCTATGAACAGATGATTGAAAACCTTATTCAATTAGGATTAAAAAAATAG
- a CDS encoding CPBP family intramembrane glutamic endopeptidase, giving the protein MRNRQAEIVKQLTDRELVLNVYLTQAIMLILAFVLGAFLFGELWFLPKIVEFNWSDIVFLGGGAGLLVVLADLLLMKSLPDEKLDDGGINERIFSKLSVQHIFFLSFLISFSEELMFRGVIQTHFGLILSSLLFAMIHVRYLSKPVLFTSVVGISFLLGILYEVTGNVLVTMSAHFFIDFIMGCLIKRKTRL; this is encoded by the coding sequence GTGAGAAACCGACAGGCTGAAATAGTAAAACAATTAACTGATCGTGAGCTGGTATTAAATGTTTACTTAACACAGGCGATCATGCTTATTCTAGCCTTTGTATTGGGAGCTTTTCTATTTGGGGAGTTATGGTTTCTTCCTAAAATTGTGGAATTCAATTGGAGTGATATAGTCTTCCTGGGAGGTGGTGCAGGCTTACTCGTTGTTCTAGCTGATCTTCTTTTGATGAAATCTCTCCCGGATGAGAAATTAGATGATGGAGGGATTAACGAACGGATATTTTCCAAGCTTTCTGTGCAACATATCTTCTTTTTGTCATTTCTTATATCTTTTAGTGAGGAACTGATGTTTCGAGGAGTCATTCAAACACACTTCGGACTAATACTTTCAAGTTTATTATTTGCAATGATACATGTTAGGTATCTTTCTAAGCCAGTGTTATTCACATCTGTTGTAGGAATCAGTTTTTTGCTAGGTATTTTATATGAGGTGACAGGTAATGTTCTTGTCACGATGTCAGCTCATTTTTTTATTGATTTTATTATGGGTTGTTTGATAAAAAGGAAAACACGTCTGTGA
- the sleB gene encoding spore cortex-lytic enzyme, whose protein sequence is MRKTVLILKIPLIIGLVCAPLVMVFDMENRADAFSNQIIQKGATGNDVIELQARLKHIGFYTGSIDGVFGWGTYWAVRNFQYEFGMDVDGLVGPEMKAKLNKSTKYDPSIQQQANSGKSPNVSQSNQNNETNNPKDSTTQAKNVPSGYSQNDIKLLANAVYGESRGEPYEGQVAVAAVILNRVQSASFPNTVSGVIFEPRAFTAVSDGQIWLTPNERAKEAVIDAINGWDPTGEALYYFNPNTATSGWIWTRPQIKQIGKHIFCE, encoded by the coding sequence ATGAGAAAGACAGTTCTTATTCTAAAAATCCCTCTAATAATTGGTCTAGTCTGTGCACCGCTTGTCATGGTATTTGATATGGAGAATCGAGCAGATGCATTTTCTAACCAAATCATCCAGAAGGGTGCAACAGGCAATGATGTCATTGAACTTCAAGCACGCTTAAAGCATATAGGGTTCTATACAGGCTCAATTGACGGCGTATTTGGATGGGGGACTTATTGGGCGGTTAGAAACTTTCAGTATGAATTTGGAATGGATGTTGATGGACTAGTTGGTCCTGAAATGAAAGCAAAGTTAAACAAGTCTACGAAGTATGATCCTTCCATTCAACAGCAGGCGAATAGTGGCAAAAGTCCTAATGTTTCACAATCAAATCAAAATAATGAAACGAATAATCCAAAAGACTCAACTACTCAGGCGAAAAACGTACCGTCCGGTTATTCCCAAAACGACATTAAGCTGCTTGCAAACGCAGTTTATGGTGAATCAAGGGGGGAACCTTACGAAGGTCAGGTTGCGGTAGCCGCGGTCATACTAAACCGTGTTCAAAGTGCTTCATTTCCAAACACAGTTTCAGGAGTGATTTTTGAACCGAGAGCTTTTACGGCCGTCTCAGATGGACAAATATGGCTTACTCCAAATGAAAGAGCGAAAGAAGCTGTGATTGATGCAATAAATGGATGGGACCCAACTGGGGAAGCATTGTATTATTTCAATCCAAACACGGCAACATCTGGATGGATTTGGACAAGGCCGCAAATCAAACAAATTGGTAAGCATATATTCTGTGAATAG